One genomic window of Streptomyces sp. WP-1 includes the following:
- a CDS encoding DUF397 domain-containing protein, giving the protein MKIDELSALTWFKSSYSTGSGGECLEVALPWHKSSYSTGDGGECVEIATCPTTIHIRDSKQHPTTAPTLSVPTTAWQAFLGLVQA; this is encoded by the coding sequence ATGAAGATCGACGAGCTGTCCGCGCTGACATGGTTCAAGAGCAGCTACAGCACTGGCAGTGGTGGCGAATGCCTCGAAGTCGCCCTCCCCTGGCACAAGTCGAGCTACAGCACTGGTGACGGCGGCGAGTGCGTCGAGATCGCCACCTGCCCCACCACCATCCACATCCGCGACTCCAAGCAGCACCCCACCACCGCCCCCACCCTCTCCGTCCCCACCACCGCGTGGCAGGCGTTCCTGGGGCTCGTCCAGGCGTGA
- a CDS encoding lamin tail domain-containing protein yields MRTIRLRAALPALAGAALLAGTLLNTPAQAAGGVKIHHVWFDSPGSDNRSNTSLNGEWVQIKNTGGSAVSLKGWVLKDVSNHRYVFPNVTIGAGKYMKIHTGSGRDTASDKYQGRRAYVWNNDKDTATLTRASGAKVWSCSWTTRDPSDKYC; encoded by the coding sequence ATGCGGACCATACGGCTGCGCGCCGCCCTGCCCGCCCTCGCCGGCGCCGCCCTGCTCGCCGGCACCCTGCTGAACACCCCGGCCCAGGCCGCCGGGGGCGTGAAGATCCACCACGTCTGGTTCGACAGCCCGGGCTCGGACAACCGCTCGAACACGAGCCTGAACGGTGAGTGGGTGCAGATCAAGAACACCGGCGGCTCGGCGGTCTCGCTCAAGGGGTGGGTGCTGAAGGACGTCTCGAACCACCGGTACGTCTTCCCGAACGTCACGATCGGCGCCGGGAAGTACATGAAGATCCACACCGGGTCCGGCAGGGACACCGCGTCGGACAAGTACCAGGGCCGCCGTGCCTACGTCTGGAACAACGACAAGGACACGGCGACGCTGACGAGGGCGAGCGGCGCGAAGGTCTGGTCCTGCTCCTGGACGACGCGGGACCCGAGCGACAAGTACTGCTGA
- the ispG gene encoding flavodoxin-dependent (E)-4-hydroxy-3-methylbut-2-enyl-diphosphate synthase, with protein MTAISLGMPSVPTKLAERRKSRQIQVGSVAVGGDAPVSVQSMTTTRTSDIGATLQQIAELTASGCQIVRVACPTQDDADALPTIARKSQLPVIADIHFQPKYVFAAIEAGCAAVRVNPGNIKKFDDQVKEIAQAAKDHGTPIRIGVNAGSLDRRLLQKYGKATPEALVESALWEASLFEEHDFRDIKISVKHNDPVVMIEAYRQLAAQCDYPLHLGVTEAGPAFQGTIKSAVAFGALLSEGIGDTIRVSLSAPPVEEIKVGIQILESLNLRQRGLEIVSCPSCGRAQVDVYKLAEEVTAGLTGMDVPLRVAVMGCVVNGPGEAREADLGVASGNGKGQIFVKGEVIKTVPESKIVETLIEEAMKLAEKMQDEGVESGEPSVSVAG; from the coding sequence ATGACTGCGATTTCTCTCGGCATGCCGTCCGTTCCGACCAAGCTCGCCGAGCGCCGCAAGAGCCGGCAGATCCAGGTCGGAAGCGTGGCGGTCGGCGGAGACGCGCCCGTATCGGTCCAGTCGATGACCACGACCCGTACGTCCGACATCGGCGCCACCCTCCAGCAGATCGCCGAGCTGACCGCGTCCGGCTGCCAGATCGTCCGGGTGGCCTGCCCCACCCAGGACGACGCCGACGCGCTGCCCACCATCGCCCGCAAGTCGCAGCTCCCGGTGATCGCGGACATCCACTTCCAGCCCAAGTACGTCTTCGCCGCCATCGAGGCCGGCTGTGCCGCGGTCCGCGTGAACCCCGGCAACATCAAGAAGTTCGACGACCAGGTCAAGGAGATCGCCCAGGCCGCCAAGGACCACGGCACCCCGATCCGCATCGGTGTGAACGCGGGCTCGCTGGACCGCCGCCTGCTCCAGAAGTACGGCAAGGCCACCCCGGAGGCGCTGGTCGAGAGCGCCCTGTGGGAAGCCTCCCTCTTCGAGGAGCACGACTTCCGCGACATCAAGATCTCGGTCAAGCACAACGACCCGGTCGTCATGATCGAGGCCTACCGCCAGCTCGCCGCGCAGTGCGACTACCCCCTGCACCTCGGCGTCACCGAGGCGGGCCCCGCCTTCCAGGGCACCATCAAGTCGGCCGTCGCCTTCGGCGCGCTGCTCTCCGAGGGCATCGGCGACACGATCCGCGTCTCCCTCTCGGCCCCCCCGGTCGAGGAGATCAAGGTCGGCATCCAGATCCTGGAGTCCCTGAACCTGCGCCAGCGCGGCCTGGAGATCGTCTCCTGCCCGTCCTGCGGCCGAGCCCAGGTCGACGTCTACAAGCTCGCCGAAGAGGTCACCGCGGGCCTCACCGGCATGGACGTCCCGCTGCGCGTCGCCGTCATGGGCTGCGTCGTCAACGGCCCCGGCGAGGCCCGCGAGGCCGACCTCGGCGTCGCCTCCGGCAACGGCAAGGGCCAGATCTTCGTCAAGGGCGAGGTCATCAAGACCGTCCCCGAGTCCAAGATCGTGGAGACCCTCATCGAGGAGGCCATGAAGCTGGCCGAGAAGATGCAGGACGAGGGCGTCGAGTCCGGCGAGCCCTCGGTCTCCGTCGCGGGCTGA
- a CDS encoding helix-turn-helix transcriptional regulator yields MSEEAREDQDGQEAPGSGIPLVFGRVLKRLRVQARMDRAELGRRTGYSAATITSYEVGRRIPNAKFIRQADEVLDAGGMLIDFIEDMERAQYPAFFQDAAALEKKAVGLHVFATKAVPGLLQTEDYALAVFRMWRPLLDEETVQKRVAARLARQDVFAQALYPTISFVIEEHLLRRPLGGQAVLRGQLEQILLHGHRRNVEIQVMPTAREVHACLDGPFTLIETKEGRRIAYVEGHKHSRLHTDRETVRELEEQYGILRAQALTPHSSLALVEKLLGET; encoded by the coding sequence ATGAGCGAGGAAGCACGGGAAGACCAGGATGGCCAGGAAGCGCCGGGCTCGGGCATTCCGCTCGTCTTCGGGCGGGTGCTGAAGCGGCTGCGCGTCCAAGCGCGCATGGACCGGGCCGAGTTGGGCCGCCGCACCGGTTACTCGGCCGCGACGATCACGTCGTACGAGGTGGGCCGGCGCATCCCGAACGCGAAGTTCATCCGGCAGGCGGACGAGGTGCTGGACGCGGGCGGGATGCTGATCGACTTCATCGAGGACATGGAGAGGGCGCAGTATCCGGCGTTCTTCCAGGACGCTGCGGCCTTGGAGAAGAAGGCGGTGGGATTGCACGTCTTCGCTACGAAGGCCGTCCCGGGGCTCCTTCAGACAGAGGACTATGCGCTCGCGGTCTTCAGGATGTGGCGGCCTCTGCTGGATGAGGAGACCGTCCAGAAGCGTGTCGCGGCCCGTCTGGCCCGACAGGATGTCTTCGCTCAAGCCCTCTACCCGACCATCAGCTTCGTGATCGAAGAGCACCTTCTTCGTCGGCCTCTGGGCGGACAGGCCGTGCTGCGTGGGCAGTTGGAGCAGATCCTGCTTCATGGGCATCGCCGGAATGTCGAAATCCAGGTGATGCCGACGGCTCGCGAGGTGCACGCTTGCCTTGACGGCCCGTTCACCTTGATCGAGACGAAGGAAGGGCGCAGGATCGCCTACGTGGAGGGGCACAAGCACAGTCGTCTCCACACCGACCGTGAGACGGTCAGGGAACTGGAAGAGCAGTACGGAATCCTGCGCGCTCAGGCCCTGACACCTCACAGTTCACTGGCCCTTGTAGAAAAGTTGCTGGGAGAGACATGA
- a CDS encoding ATP-binding protein, whose protein sequence is MKSEISTQEFAMRFTSTPRGARLARRLVSLRLDEWGHPYDGRVNEAVTLIAAEFVANAVRHGRVPGRDFHLRLAEEDGVVRLEVSDTRGERLPERRVPCGEGGRGLILVEALADKWGVAPRQPGKTVWAEVRLSPATHR, encoded by the coding sequence GTGAAATCAGAAATCTCCACCCAGGAATTCGCCATGCGCTTCACCTCGACCCCGCGCGGCGCGCGGCTCGCCCGGCGGCTGGTGTCGCTGCGGCTGGACGAGTGGGGGCATCCGTACGACGGCCGGGTCAACGAGGCCGTCACGCTGATCGCGGCCGAGTTCGTCGCCAACGCCGTACGGCACGGGCGCGTGCCCGGGCGGGACTTCCATCTGCGGCTCGCCGAGGAGGACGGTGTCGTACGCCTGGAGGTCTCCGACACCCGGGGCGAACGGCTGCCCGAGCGCCGGGTGCCGTGCGGTGAGGGCGGGCGGGGGCTGATCCTGGTGGAGGCGCTCGCCGACAAGTGGGGGGTGGCGCCCCGGCAGCCCGGCAAGACCGTCTGGGCGGAGGTACGGCTGAGTCCCGCCACCCACCGGTGA
- the dxr gene encoding 1-deoxy-D-xylulose-5-phosphate reductoisomerase, with amino-acid sequence MTDSPARPAPLADPHLVYDPLAGDGPKDVVVLGSTGSIGTQAIDLVLRNPGRFRVTALSANGGRVALLAEQAHRLRVRTVAVAREDVVPALREALAAAYGPGEPLPEILAGPKAATELAASDCHTVLNGITGSIGLAPTLAALEAGRTLALANKESLIVGGPLVTALAKPGQIIPVDSEHAALFQALAAGTRAEVRKLVVTASGGPFRGRTKADFAEVTVEDALAHPTWAMGPVITVNSATLVNKGLEVIEAHLLYDIPFDRIEVVVHPQSYVHSMVEFTDGSTIAQATPPDMRGPIAIGLGWPERVPDAAPAFDWSKASTWEFFPLDDDAFPSVNLARHVGQLAGTAPAVFNAANEECVEAFLNGALPFNGIMETVTRVVEEHGTPGTGTSLTVSDVLEAETWARTRAREITATTATAEARA; translated from the coding sequence ATGACCGACAGCCCTGCCCGTCCGGCACCCCTCGCCGACCCCCACCTCGTCTACGACCCCCTCGCGGGCGACGGCCCCAAGGACGTGGTGGTCCTCGGCTCCACGGGATCCATCGGCACCCAGGCCATCGACCTCGTGCTGCGCAACCCCGGCCGCTTCCGCGTCACCGCGCTGTCCGCCAACGGCGGCCGGGTCGCCCTCCTCGCCGAGCAGGCGCACCGGCTGCGGGTGCGCACCGTCGCGGTGGCCCGCGAGGACGTCGTACCGGCCCTGCGCGAGGCGCTCGCCGCCGCGTACGGCCCCGGTGAGCCGCTGCCCGAGATCCTCGCCGGACCGAAGGCGGCCACCGAGCTGGCCGCCTCCGACTGCCACACCGTGCTGAACGGCATCACCGGGTCCATCGGCCTCGCGCCGACCCTCGCCGCCCTGGAGGCGGGCCGCACCCTCGCGCTCGCCAACAAGGAGTCGCTGATCGTCGGCGGCCCGCTGGTCACCGCGCTGGCGAAGCCCGGCCAGATCATCCCGGTCGACTCCGAGCACGCGGCCCTCTTCCAGGCCCTCGCCGCCGGCACCCGCGCCGAGGTGCGCAAGCTGGTCGTCACCGCCTCCGGCGGCCCCTTCCGCGGCCGTACCAAGGCGGATTTCGCGGAGGTCACCGTCGAGGACGCCCTCGCCCACCCCACCTGGGCGATGGGCCCGGTGATCACGGTCAACTCGGCGACCCTGGTCAACAAGGGCCTGGAGGTCATCGAGGCACACCTGCTGTACGACATCCCGTTCGACCGCATCGAGGTGGTCGTGCACCCGCAGTCGTACGTCCACTCGATGGTCGAGTTCACCGACGGCTCGACGATCGCCCAGGCCACGCCGCCCGACATGCGGGGCCCGATCGCCATCGGTCTCGGCTGGCCCGAACGGGTTCCGGACGCCGCTCCCGCCTTCGACTGGAGCAAGGCGTCCACCTGGGAGTTCTTCCCCCTGGACGACGACGCCTTCCCCTCGGTGAATCTGGCCCGGCACGTCGGACAGCTCGCGGGGACGGCCCCGGCGGTGTTCAATGCCGCCAACGAGGAGTGCGTCGAGGCTTTCCTGAACGGCGCGCTGCCCTTCAACGGGATCATGGAGACCGTCACCCGGGTCGTCGAGGAACACGGCACACCCGGAACGGGAACTTCACTCACGGTGTCGGACGTCCTCGAAGCGGAGACCTGGGCGCGGACCCGGGCCCGTGAGATCACAGCCACGACGGCGACCGCGGAGGCGCGTGCATGA
- a CDS encoding RIP metalloprotease: protein MTTLMFILGIVVFAFGLLVSIAWHELGHLSTAKLFGIRVPQYMVGFGPTVWSRKKGDTEYGIKAIPLGGYIRMIGMFPPDNAGRISARSTSPWRGMIEDARSAAYEELQPGDETRMFYTRKPWKRVIVMFAGPFMNLVLAIALFFTVLMGFGIQQQTTTVASVSPCVIAQSENRDTCKKSDPASPAAAAGIQKRDKIVSFAGKPTKDWNTLSDLIRVSAGKDVPIVVERDGKQLTLHAKIATNQVAQKDSSGTYVQGKYVKAGFLGFSSATGVQKQGFGDSVTWMSDRVGDAVDSLAALPGKIPALWDAAFDNAPRQPDSPMGIVGAARITGDIATLDIPASQQVAMFVMLLAGFNLSLFLFNMLPLLPLDGGHIAGALWEALRRNLARVLRRPDPGPFDVAKLMPVAYVVAGIFVCFTVLVLIADVVNPVKIS, encoded by the coding sequence ATGACGACCTTGATGTTCATCCTCGGCATAGTGGTCTTCGCGTTCGGTCTGCTCGTCTCGATCGCGTGGCACGAGCTGGGGCACCTGTCGACCGCCAAACTCTTCGGCATCCGCGTCCCGCAGTACATGGTCGGCTTCGGCCCCACCGTGTGGTCGCGCAAGAAGGGCGACACCGAGTACGGCATCAAGGCGATCCCGCTCGGCGGCTACATCCGCATGATCGGCATGTTCCCGCCGGACAACGCGGGCCGGATCTCCGCCCGTTCCACCTCACCGTGGCGCGGAATGATCGAGGACGCCCGCTCGGCGGCCTACGAGGAGCTCCAGCCCGGCGACGAGACGCGCATGTTCTACACGCGCAAGCCCTGGAAGCGCGTCATCGTCATGTTCGCGGGCCCGTTCATGAACCTGGTGCTCGCCATCGCCCTGTTCTTCACCGTGCTCATGGGCTTCGGCATCCAGCAGCAGACCACCACCGTCGCCTCCGTCTCGCCCTGCGTCATCGCGCAGAGCGAGAACCGCGACACCTGCAAGAAGTCCGACCCGGCCTCCCCGGCCGCGGCCGCCGGCATCCAGAAGCGCGACAAGATCGTCTCCTTCGCCGGCAAGCCCACCAAGGACTGGAACACCCTTTCGGACCTGATCCGGGTCAGTGCGGGCAAGGACGTGCCGATCGTCGTCGAGCGCGACGGGAAGCAGCTCACCCTGCACGCGAAGATCGCCACCAACCAGGTCGCCCAGAAGGACTCCAGCGGCACCTACGTGCAGGGCAAGTACGTGAAGGCCGGCTTCCTCGGCTTCAGCTCCGCCACCGGCGTGCAGAAGCAGGGCTTCGGCGACTCGGTGACCTGGATGAGCGACCGGGTCGGCGACGCCGTCGACTCCCTCGCCGCCCTGCCCGGCAAGATCCCGGCCCTGTGGGACGCCGCGTTCGACAACGCCCCGCGCCAGCCGGACTCCCCGATGGGCATCGTCGGCGCGGCCCGCATCACCGGCGACATCGCCACCCTGGACATCCCCGCCTCCCAGCAGGTGGCCATGTTCGTGATGCTGCTCGCCGGGTTCAACCTCTCGCTGTTCCTGTTCAACATGCTCCCGCTGCTCCCGCTCGACGGCGGCCACATCGCCGGTGCCCTGTGGGAGGCGCTGCGGCGCAACCTGGCCCGGGTGCTGCGCCGTCCGGACCCGGGCCCGTTCGACGTGGCCAAGCTGATGCCGGTGGCCTACGTGGTGGCCGGGATCTTCGTCTGCTTCACCGTCCTGGTGCTCATCGCGGACGTGGTGAACCCGGTGAAAATCTCCTAG
- a CDS encoding acyl-CoA dehydrogenase family protein: MSAPTGNRSTVTEREAREVAEAARERVWHRPSFAKELFLGRFRLDLVHPHPMPGEESVRRGEEFLAKLRAFCEAEIDSARIEREARIPDQVVAGLKELGALGMKIDPRYGGLGLSQLYYNKALALVGSVSPAVGALLSAHQSIGVPQPLKMFGTQEQKDAFLPRCARTDISAFLLTEPDVGSDPARLATTAVPDGDEYVLDGVKLWTTNGVVADLLVVMARVPKSEGHQGGITAFVVEAGSEGITVEHRNAFMGLRGIENGVTRFHRVRVPAAHRIGPEGAGLKIALTTLNTGRLSLPAMCAGAGKWCLKIAREWSAEREQWGKPLALHEAVGAKISFIAATTFALEAVLDLSSQMADENRNDIRIEAALAKLYGSEMAWKMADELVQIRGGRGYETAESLKARGERAVPAEQMLRDLRINRIFEGSTEIMHLLIAREAVDAHLSVAGDLIDPAKSLSDKAKAGAQAGVFYARWLPRLVAGAGQLPSSYGEFRHGVDLSTHLRYVERTARRLARATFYGMSRWQGRMETKQGFLGRIVDIGAELFAMSAACVRAERLRTRDEHGREAYQLADAFCRQARVRVEELFGRLWSNTDDLDRKVVKGVLGGAYTWLEEGIVDPSEEGPWIADATPGPSAQTSARRPYGG; encoded by the coding sequence ATGTCCGCCCCCACCGGGAACCGCAGCACCGTCACCGAGCGTGAGGCCCGTGAGGTCGCGGAGGCCGCGCGGGAGCGGGTCTGGCACAGGCCCAGCTTCGCCAAGGAGCTGTTCCTGGGGCGGTTCCGGCTCGATCTGGTGCATCCGCATCCGATGCCCGGCGAAGAGTCCGTACGGCGTGGTGAGGAGTTCCTCGCCAAGCTGCGCGCCTTCTGCGAGGCGGAGATCGACTCCGCGCGGATCGAGCGTGAGGCGCGCATCCCCGACCAGGTCGTGGCGGGGCTGAAGGAACTCGGCGCCCTCGGGATGAAGATCGACCCGAGGTACGGCGGTCTCGGCCTCAGCCAGCTGTACTACAACAAGGCCCTCGCCCTGGTCGGCTCCGTGAGCCCCGCCGTCGGCGCCCTGCTCTCCGCGCACCAGTCGATCGGCGTGCCCCAGCCGCTGAAGATGTTCGGCACGCAGGAGCAGAAGGACGCCTTCCTGCCCCGGTGTGCGCGCACGGACATATCCGCCTTCCTGCTCACCGAGCCCGATGTCGGGTCCGACCCGGCGCGGCTCGCCACCACGGCCGTACCCGACGGCGACGAGTACGTCCTCGACGGGGTGAAGCTCTGGACCACCAACGGCGTCGTCGCCGATCTCCTCGTCGTCATGGCGCGGGTGCCGAAGTCCGAGGGGCACCAGGGCGGCATCACCGCGTTCGTCGTGGAGGCCGGCTCCGAGGGCATCACCGTCGAGCACCGCAACGCCTTCATGGGCCTGCGCGGCATCGAGAACGGCGTGACCCGCTTCCACCGGGTGCGGGTGCCGGCCGCGCACCGGATCGGGCCCGAGGGGGCGGGACTGAAGATCGCGCTCACCACCCTCAACACCGGCCGCCTCTCGTTGCCCGCGATGTGCGCCGGCGCCGGCAAATGGTGTCTGAAAATCGCCCGTGAATGGTCGGCGGAGCGTGAGCAGTGGGGCAAGCCCCTCGCCCTGCACGAGGCCGTCGGCGCCAAGATCAGCTTCATCGCGGCGACCACCTTCGCCCTGGAGGCGGTGCTCGACCTGTCGTCCCAGATGGCCGACGAGAACCGCAACGACATCCGCATCGAGGCCGCCCTCGCCAAGCTCTACGGCTCCGAGATGGCCTGGAAGATGGCTGATGAGCTGGTCCAGATCCGGGGCGGGCGCGGCTACGAGACGGCCGAGTCGCTCAAGGCGCGCGGCGAACGGGCCGTGCCCGCCGAGCAGATGCTGCGCGACCTTCGCATCAACCGTATCTTCGAGGGCTCCACGGAGATCATGCACCTGCTGATCGCCCGCGAGGCCGTCGACGCCCACCTCTCCGTCGCCGGTGACCTCATCGATCCGGCCAAGTCCCTCTCCGACAAGGCGAAAGCGGGCGCGCAGGCCGGGGTCTTCTACGCCAGGTGGCTGCCGAGGCTGGTCGCGGGGGCCGGTCAACTGCCGTCGTCGTACGGCGAGTTCCGGCACGGCGTCGACCTGTCCACCCATCTGCGGTACGTCGAGCGCACCGCCCGCAGGCTGGCCCGCGCCACCTTCTACGGCATGTCCCGCTGGCAGGGCCGGATGGAGACCAAGCAGGGCTTCCTCGGGCGGATCGTGGATATCGGCGCCGAGCTGTTCGCGATGAGCGCGGCCTGTGTACGGGCCGAGCGGCTGCGCACCCGGGACGAGCACGGCCGGGAGGCGTACCAGCTCGCCGACGCCTTCTGCCGCCAGGCCCGCGTGCGCGTGGAGGAGCTGTTCGGGCGGCTGTGGAGCAACACCGACGACCTCGACCGCAAGGTCGTCAAGGGTGTCCTCGGCGGCGCCTACACCTGGCTGGAGGAGGGGATCGTGGATCCGTCGGAGGAGGGGCCGTGGATCGCCGACGCGACCCCCGGACCCTCCGCACAGACCAGCGCCCGCCGCCCGTACGGCGGTTAG